One genomic window of Wolbachia endosymbiont (group B) of Eucosma cana includes the following:
- a CDS encoding IS3-like element ISWpi17 family transposase (programmed frameshift): MATKKYEPELKAKIALEAIKNQKSTAEICSEYKIPSTNLYDWRDRVLARLKDLFVEESESARKQRILAQEIESLHKVIGELTVENSYLKKKFTEISKKDRVRFIEKDSDLSIRKQADLLGICRSSLYYRPIINNESEVANLIQEVYLASDCRYGYRKITAEIIASGVVVNHKKILRIMKKMKISGLYCRKRCNTSIKEKKHKIYPYLLKDLIICRVNQVWATDITYIMVEGKFIYFVAIMDLYSRYIIAHSLSPYLDAGFCLYTLKEALKQGKPEIFNSDQGVQFTSYNFIMELERANIKISMDHKGRCFDNIFVERLWRTLKQEAIYYYRPNSIRDLNLIINDFVAWYNYRRRHQTLHYKVPADLYYHKQ, translated from the exons ATGGCAACAAAAAAATATGAACCAGAGTTAAAAGCAAAGATAGCTTTGGAAGCAATAAAAAATCAAAAAAGCACAGCTGAGATATGTAGTGAATATAAAATACCATCAACAAATCTATATGATTGGCGTGATAGAGTATTGGCAAGGTTAAAAGACCTATTTGTTGAAGAAAGTGAAAGTGCGAGAAAACAAAGAATCTTAGCGCAAGAAATAGAAAGTTTACATAAAGTAATAGGAGAATTGACAGTGGAAAATAGCTATTTGAAAAAAAAAT TTACTGAAATAAGCAAAAAAGATAGAGTAAGGTTTATAGAAAAAGATTCTGATCTGTCAATTAGGAAACAGGCTGATTTATTGGGGATTTGCAGATCTAGCCTATATTATAGGCCTATAATTAATAACGAAAGTGAAGTAGCAAATTTGATTCAAGAAGTATATTTGGCTTCTGATTGCCGTTATGGATATCGTAAAATTACTGCTGAAATCATAGCGAGTGGAGTAGTAGTCAATCACAAAAAAATCTTAAGAATTATGAAAAAAATGAAGATTAGTGGGCTGTATTGTAGAAAAAGATGTAATACAAGTATTAAAGAAAAAAAGCATAAAATATATCCTTATTTACTCAAAGATTTGATTATTTGTAGAGTTAATCAGGTATGGGCTACTGATATAACATATATTATGGTAGAAGGTAAGTTTATCTATTTTGTGGCAATAATGGACTTGTATAGTCGCTATATTATTGCTCATTCATTATCACCATATCTCGATGCTGGATTTTGCCTTTATACTCTCAAAGAAGCTCTAAAACAAGGTAAACCTGAGATTTTTAATAGTGATCAGGGGGTGCAGTTTACTAGCTACAACTTTATTATGGAATTAGAGCGTGCTAATATTAAAATCAGTATGGACCATAAAGGACGTTGCTTCGACAATATATTTGTTGAGCGCTTATGGAGAACTTTAAAGCAAGAAGCTATATATTATTATAGACCAAATAGTATCAGAGATTTAAATCTTATAATAAATGATTTTGTTGCTTGGTATAACTATAGAAGGCGACATCAGACTCTACATTATAAAGTTCCTGCTGATCTTTATTATCATAAACAGTAA